A portion of the Barnesiella propionica genome contains these proteins:
- a CDS encoding T9SS-dependent choice-of-anchor J family protein produces the protein MKRKLLVLSLLLISIIMANAQGSYTLSLKVSAVTGENLTGTPVSLEHVDYGLQYPEGYLSSTGEVRFDQVFEGANLLKIEKDGLAVYEKVLDITKDIQLEVILQEDVRNPYALKSSVLHNPKTGDTQILLNWNEETDYFFDDFESYEPFAIEFSPWTGIDVDQFPAANLTGNYPNRGLNQYATIFNPLEIDPPVWYEYPVLRPYSGKQYAGFIRTANEAANNDWLISPKIKVGVNNVVRFLAKAGDAKDERFKVYISTKGTEINDFVQLTAGNYESVNYKAWKKIEYNLSAYEGKDVYIAIQYISRACFMLMVDDFYVGPSSINPSKARRRASFANVYPEKFALYVDGDSIGTTLNTSHSFKGLAPGEHTLGVKAIYRVSSSDVSTLGVNMPWPSSFAEVTFNFTSNGASPDGCFVNFIGRGDNKEMFTDTIKDGKTCLKAMMKGEYLVSIDSEDFEPFSELVTISEKRVVDVALKEKIVKPYNITVDMTVNASTQKNDALVRWNQDLGWSDNFESYDNFVQSFGDWTTVDADGMTTYAVNLAGAEVSFPGVKGKMPCLIFNAKATKPSMYEDGAARAPEGDKCVAFFSAEAGQSNDWLISPKQRIREGYVVRFLAKSYTSMYTEKIRIMISESKDIESFTELDMITLSDSWYEYQVDLSAYAGKDVYLAVNYVSYNAFFSLLDSFYVGPAEDSGTENTGSATYDIYLNGTKLGNTKDCSYTISSLDDGSYTVGVVAVYKSGESEMSEYSFTVDKSAVSGVEKPDIRIYAVSGSIYVRCTVSGDARVEVYNTMGQLVSVKSLSGEAVIPVPAGFYTVKVDCGGTSVVRQVVVK, from the coding sequence ATGAAAAGAAAATTACTTGTTTTAAGTTTATTGCTGATAAGTATTATAATGGCGAATGCCCAGGGAAGTTATACATTATCCCTGAAAGTGTCGGCGGTAACCGGAGAAAATCTTACCGGAACGCCGGTCAGTCTGGAACACGTGGATTATGGTTTACAGTATCCTGAAGGATATTTATCTTCTACCGGAGAAGTCCGTTTTGATCAGGTGTTTGAAGGAGCTAACCTTTTGAAAATAGAGAAAGATGGTCTGGCTGTATATGAGAAAGTGCTGGATATCACGAAAGATATACAGTTGGAAGTTATTTTACAAGAAGATGTGCGTAATCCTTATGCTTTAAAATCCAGTGTGTTGCATAATCCCAAGACGGGAGATACCCAAATACTTTTGAATTGGAACGAAGAAACGGATTACTTCTTTGATGATTTCGAGTCTTATGAACCTTTTGCCATTGAATTTTCTCCGTGGACGGGTATCGATGTAGACCAGTTTCCTGCTGCTAACCTTACAGGCAATTATCCGAACCGGGGGCTTAATCAGTATGCGACTATATTCAATCCTTTGGAAATAGATCCTCCTGTATGGTATGAATATCCTGTTTTACGTCCATATAGCGGTAAACAATATGCCGGTTTTATCCGTACGGCCAATGAGGCTGCTAATAATGACTGGCTGATCTCTCCAAAAATAAAAGTAGGCGTTAACAATGTCGTGAGGTTCCTGGCTAAAGCGGGAGATGCTAAGGATGAACGTTTCAAGGTATATATTTCGACCAAAGGAACGGAAATAAATGATTTTGTCCAGCTTACTGCCGGTAATTACGAAAGTGTTAATTATAAAGCCTGGAAGAAAATAGAGTACAATCTTTCTGCCTATGAAGGAAAAGACGTATATATCGCTATTCAATATATCTCCCGTGCCTGCTTTATGCTCATGGTCGATGATTTTTATGTAGGTCCTTCTTCCATTAATCCCTCCAAGGCTCGTCGTCGTGCTTCTTTTGCCAATGTATACCCCGAAAAATTTGCTTTATATGTGGATGGGGACTCCATAGGTACTACCCTAAATACATCTCATTCGTTCAAGGGTCTTGCGCCGGGTGAACACACATTAGGAGTCAAAGCGATCTATCGTGTTTCTTCATCGGATGTTTCTACGTTGGGAGTAAATATGCCGTGGCCTTCTTCGTTTGCCGAGGTAACGTTTAATTTTACTTCGAATGGGGCCTCTCCAGATGGGTGTTTTGTCAATTTTATAGGGAGAGGGGATAATAAAGAGATGTTTACCGATACGATTAAAGATGGTAAAACATGTTTGAAAGCGATGATGAAAGGAGAATATCTGGTGAGCATAGATTCGGAAGATTTTGAGCCTTTCAGCGAGTTAGTGACAATCAGTGAAAAAAGGGTTGTTGATGTCGCTTTAAAAGAGAAAATAGTGAAACCGTACAATATTACAGTGGATATGACGGTTAATGCAAGTACGCAAAAAAACGATGCGTTAGTTCGCTGGAACCAGGACTTGGGGTGGAGCGATAATTTCGAGTCTTATGATAATTTTGTACAATCTTTCGGAGACTGGACTACGGTCGATGCCGACGGAATGACGACTTATGCCGTTAATTTAGCAGGGGCTGAAGTGTCTTTTCCCGGAGTGAAAGGGAAGATGCCCTGCCTTATTTTTAATGCTAAAGCTACGAAACCTTCGATGTACGAAGATGGTGCCGCCCGTGCTCCTGAAGGGGATAAGTGCGTGGCTTTCTTTTCGGCAGAGGCCGGACAATCCAATGACTGGCTTATTTCTCCCAAACAAAGGATCCGTGAAGGATATGTCGTGCGTTTTCTGGCAAAATCATATACGAGTATGTATACTGAAAAGATAAGGATTATGATATCCGAGTCGAAAGATATAGAGTCGTTTACTGAATTGGATATGATAACACTGTCCGATTCCTGGTATGAATATCAGGTCGATCTGTCGGCGTATGCAGGAAAAGACGTATATTTGGCTGTAAATTATGTTTCTTACAATGCATTCTTCTCGTTACTGGACTCTTTCTATGTAGGTCCAGCTGAAGATTCCGGAACTGAAAATACAGGTTCAGCTACCTATGATATATATTTGAACGGAACGAAGCTGGGAAATACGAAAGATTGTTCATATACGATATCATCCCTGGATGACGGAAGTTATACGGTAGGAGTCGTAGCCGTATATAAATCGGGAGAATCCGAAATGTCGGAGTATTCTTTTACAGTGGATAAAAGTGCGGTTTCCGGGGTAGAGAAACCGGATATACGTATATATGCAGTGTCTGGGTCTATATATGTTAGGTGTACGGTTTCCGGGGATGCCAGAGTTGAAGTCTATAATACGATGGGACAACTTGTTTCTGTTAAGTCCTTGAGCGGAGAGGCTGTAATACCGGTTCCTGCGGGATTCTATACTGTTAAAGTTGATTGCGGAGGCACATCTGTCGTTCGGCAGGTGGTTGTAAAATAA
- a CDS encoding TspO/MBR family protein: MKKFLAYFIPVLLCFGVGISASLAQADSIVNWYPFLNKPALTPPNFVFPVAWSILYICMGISIGHIILLHTPAKWSFIKIFIIQLLLNFTWSIVFFFLQNPLLGFINIIALLFFIVLYAVRTYPVSKLSSLLFIPYILWVAFASYLNFYILIYN, encoded by the coding sequence ATGAAAAAGTTCCTGGCATATTTCATCCCCGTACTACTCTGTTTCGGAGTAGGGATAAGTGCATCGTTGGCACAAGCCGATTCCATAGTTAACTGGTATCCATTCCTTAACAAACCGGCTTTAACTCCTCCTAATTTCGTCTTTCCTGTCGCCTGGAGTATACTATATATATGCATGGGTATTTCAATAGGGCATATAATTCTTTTACATACCCCTGCGAAATGGAGTTTCATAAAAATATTCATTATTCAATTATTATTGAATTTTACCTGGAGCATAGTCTTTTTTTTCCTGCAGAATCCTCTGCTGGGATTTATCAATATAATTGCACTGCTCTTTTTTATCGTTTTGTACGCAGTCCGGACTTATCCGGTATCTAAATTAAGCAGCTTACTATTTATCCCTTATATATTATGGGTCGCATTCGCATCATACCTGAACTTTTACATCCTGATATACAACTAA
- a CDS encoding L,D-transpeptidase, producing MIFMRIFILPLLLFAVLFFCSCSRRAGGDNVRDMVSSVSQNADSANRIVTEEPEHRLLETKVKDIIPESIRIEKAFLYDRHTLLDSYPYKDTVRMFQWYKIRKALALLDSAQRHTVSWGVLQNYRNRNGESPLVRNYKRNAYRRIADTLGVERFQSVPLYLSGDSVPEIYGRDGTLVELLDADSLYTGVRALYFGGKWKVPRKYVKSLADSLVFTKVIFVDVVNQNIVTLEKVDSVWMVRSMNPVTTGRHQPPYMQETPPGIFVIQEKKKKMIFLKDGKDEHGGFAPYASRFTNGGYIHGIPVNEPDTIIREYSPSLGTTPRSHMCVRNATSHAQFIYDWVSVGKTLVFVLD from the coding sequence ATGATTTTCATGAGAATATTTATATTGCCTTTATTATTATTTGCGGTTCTTTTTTTCTGTTCCTGTTCTCGCAGGGCCGGTGGAGATAATGTAAGAGATATGGTTTCGTCTGTTTCTCAAAATGCAGATTCCGCGAACCGTATTGTTACGGAAGAACCGGAACACCGTTTGTTAGAAACAAAAGTAAAAGATATTATTCCTGAAAGTATAAGAATAGAGAAGGCATTCCTGTATGACCGTCATACTCTTCTGGATAGTTATCCTTATAAAGATACGGTGCGTATGTTCCAGTGGTATAAAATAAGGAAGGCACTGGCATTGCTCGATTCAGCTCAACGGCATACGGTATCGTGGGGTGTTCTCCAGAATTACAGAAACCGGAACGGTGAATCTCCACTGGTCAGGAATTATAAAAGGAATGCATATCGAAGAATCGCCGATACGTTAGGAGTGGAAAGATTCCAGTCTGTTCCGCTTTATTTGTCCGGTGATTCTGTGCCCGAAATATACGGCCGGGACGGAACACTAGTGGAATTGTTGGACGCCGATTCGTTATATACCGGTGTACGTGCTTTGTATTTCGGAGGAAAATGGAAAGTTCCGCGTAAATATGTAAAGTCTTTGGCCGATTCGCTGGTTTTTACTAAAGTGATTTTCGTCGATGTCGTGAACCAGAATATTGTAACGCTGGAAAAAGTAGATTCCGTGTGGATGGTCAGGAGTATGAATCCGGTAACTACAGGCCGCCATCAACCGCCGTATATGCAGGAAACGCCTCCGGGTATATTTGTCATTCAGGAAAAAAAGAAAAAAATGATATTTCTGAAAGACGGTAAAGACGAGCACGGTGGTTTTGCGCCTTACGCTAGTCGTTTTACCAATGGCGGATATATTCACGGCATACCGGTGAACGAGCCGGATACGATTATACGTGAGTACAGTCCTTCGCTCGGTACTACACCGCGCTCGCATATGTGTGTGAGAAATGCGACATCTCATGCACAGTTTATTTATGACTGGGTATCGGTAGGGAAAACACTTGTTTTTGTGTTAGACTGA
- a CDS encoding ATP-binding protein has translation MPINKNPIKDVYDSGNVRSIMSGLLNMLKCKPDISEARYILSLVIEEFGASRAYIVEYDWERFEQNCVSEVLADGVEPAMSGFKNIPMKDTSWFVQRLCARKPVIVNDMSLLSDSGRIKLHFKIKEGTSSFILLPVVTGETTVGFWGLDTEERNHRVWTEGDYHCLSVFSHMLTVSGTFRNEFTATRIKKTDGWELNKIRLNSIYNNIPVGLEIYDKEGFLVDHNDKDVEIFGLTDKDDLIGKSMYDNPVIPRELLERLGNNEDINLHLNYDFSKQDGYYKTHIREGVKNINIKGKCIFNLQGEVDYYLFVISDNTETEKIYTEVQEFKEMFSVIARYSKVGYVKYNLTTQSGFAAGEWYRNLGEEENIPLPEIVGIYPHVHKDDRKRLQNFYSQAFIGAKKSFSEDIRVVCPDRTCKWLHKNIIIQEQNDGTLEAVEINFDITQNKETEEKLIEARKKAEESNKLKSAFLANMSHEIRTPLNAIVGFSNILAETEDLEEKRDYIAIIENNNDLLLQLINDILDLSKIEAGILEFNYSDADINSILEEVEYSSRMRQKRKHVLIEFDERMPECVVRTDRNRVTQVLVNFINNAMKFTREGCIRFGYRLQENNMLYFYVSDTGCGIPADKKEHVFDRFVKLDSKAQGTGLGLTISSTIIERLGGEIGVESKLDKGSTFWFTLPYIPVQSIKAADGEQEKEVKELLPEDKYSILIAEDNPGNYKLYETVLGKEYNLIHAWNGAEAVDLFKEYNPPLILMDIKMPVMNGYKATKLIREISSSVCIVAVTAFAFEEDGDRILRSGFDAYTTKPIQIKLLKNKIYDLLKKRY, from the coding sequence ATGCCAATAAATAAAAACCCTATAAAAGATGTATATGATTCCGGTAATGTCCGGAGCATAATGTCCGGTTTACTGAACATGCTGAAATGTAAACCGGACATATCGGAGGCCCGTTATATATTGAGTCTTGTTATAGAAGAATTCGGAGCAAGCCGTGCGTATATCGTTGAATATGATTGGGAACGATTCGAACAGAATTGTGTTTCTGAAGTGCTGGCGGATGGGGTGGAGCCTGCTATGTCGGGATTTAAAAATATTCCGATGAAAGATACTTCATGGTTTGTCCAGCGTTTATGCGCCCGCAAACCAGTTATTGTAAATGATATGTCGCTTCTTTCTGATTCAGGTAGAATTAAGCTTCATTTCAAAATTAAAGAAGGAACATCATCTTTTATTTTACTGCCTGTTGTGACGGGAGAAACGACTGTAGGTTTCTGGGGATTGGATACGGAGGAAAGAAACCATCGTGTATGGACGGAAGGTGATTATCACTGTCTTTCGGTTTTTTCCCATATGCTTACTGTGTCCGGTACTTTTCGTAACGAATTTACCGCTACCCGTATTAAAAAGACCGATGGATGGGAACTTAACAAGATTCGTTTGAACAGTATATATAATAATATACCGGTAGGCCTGGAAATATATGATAAAGAGGGATTCTTGGTCGATCATAATGATAAGGATGTGGAAATATTCGGATTAACGGATAAAGACGACCTTATCGGCAAAAGTATGTATGATAATCCGGTTATCCCACGGGAACTGTTGGAACGTCTGGGAAATAACGAAGATATCAACTTGCATTTGAATTATGATTTCAGTAAACAGGACGGTTATTATAAAACACATATCAGAGAAGGTGTCAAGAATATCAACATTAAGGGAAAATGCATATTTAATCTGCAAGGAGAGGTCGATTATTATCTGTTTGTGATTTCGGATAATACCGAGACCGAAAAGATTTATACGGAAGTACAGGAATTTAAGGAAATGTTTTCGGTAATTGCCCGTTATTCCAAGGTCGGTTATGTCAAATATAATCTGACGACACAGAGCGGATTCGCTGCCGGCGAATGGTACCGGAATCTTGGAGAAGAAGAGAATATTCCTTTGCCGGAAATTGTAGGGATCTACCCTCATGTTCATAAAGATGACCGGAAACGTCTGCAGAATTTTTATTCACAAGCTTTTATCGGTGCCAAAAAGTCATTCTCGGAAGATATTCGGGTCGTATGTCCGGACAGGACGTGCAAGTGGTTGCATAAGAATATAATTATACAGGAACAGAATGACGGAACATTGGAAGCCGTAGAGATAAACTTTGACATTACGCAGAATAAAGAGACAGAGGAAAAGCTTATAGAAGCGCGAAAGAAAGCGGAAGAATCGAATAAGCTGAAATCTGCTTTTCTGGCGAATATGAGCCATGAAATACGTACGCCTCTTAATGCTATAGTAGGATTCTCAAACATATTGGCGGAGACGGAAGACCTCGAGGAAAAACGGGATTATATTGCCATTATAGAGAATAATAACGATCTGCTGTTGCAACTTATCAACGATATACTCGATTTATCGAAAATCGAGGCCGGTATATTGGAATTTAATTATTCCGATGCCGATATCAATAGCATTCTTGAGGAAGTGGAATATTCTTCCCGAATGAGACAGAAGCGGAAGCATGTGCTTATTGAATTTGACGAACGTATGCCCGAATGTGTGGTGCGTACAGACAGAAACCGTGTGACACAGGTATTGGTGAATTTTATTAATAATGCGATGAAGTTTACCCGGGAGGGCTGTATTCGCTTCGGTTACCGTTTGCAGGAAAATAATATGTTGTATTTTTATGTTTCGGATACCGGATGCGGTATTCCTGCCGATAAAAAAGAACATGTTTTCGACCGGTTTGTGAAATTAGATTCCAAGGCGCAAGGTACCGGATTGGGATTGACCATCAGTTCTACCATTATAGAAAGGCTGGGAGGGGAAATAGGGGTAGAATCGAAATTGGATAAAGGTTCGACTTTTTGGTTCACTTTACCCTATATCCCTGTTCAAAGTATAAAAGCCGCCGATGGGGAACAGGAAAAAGAGGTTAAAGAGTTATTGCCTGAAGATAAATATTCCATTCTTATAGCAGAAGATAACCCCGGTAATTATAAATTATATGAGACGGTATTGGGTAAAGAATATAATTTGATACATGCTTGGAATGGAGCCGAGGCTGTGGACTTATTTAAGGAATATAATCCCCCTCTGATACTTATGGATATTAAAATGCCTGTCATGAATGGTTATAAAGCTACAAAACTGATTCGGGAAATATCATCCTCGGTTTGTATAGTAGCTGTTACTGCATTCGCTTTTGAGGAAGACGGCGACAGGATACTCCGCAGCGGTTTTGATGCTTATACGACAAAGCCTATACAAATAAAATTATTGAAAAATAAGATATACGATTTACTGAAAAAAAGGTACTGA
- a CDS encoding Ig-like domain-containing protein, with the protein MRKSTLIRMLFIAVLLAIGAIPPAMAETITIGEKSSFQITNSAPISYGYYNSHSQIIILASELNLLPGSSINSLTFYYKTSSTSKDMSRTLAFSLGETAQSSYATTDFLTALSTCLETSDTKMDFTTNDQDAEVTYTFTTPYIYNGGNLVIDSKTIVTSNQWTTVYFYAGQNTSESTVLYHSYDSSDRAVSKDNKRPVVTIGYTAGELPAEAKLSASPGSLDFGYIKAGTSVSNNVTVQNIGKADLTDFSVTGISAPFSVVVPDGVVTSLEKKELIFTYNPQDAGVHTQTVTIHSNGGSKSVELTGSAYPKNAYFEHFEDITSAQPVPTFWSYTSATNSDLSVISSGGLNGTKCLAVGENYSNYKLYSPKTGGRVSFYAKGGGGGYGDTPKLIVSQLLASDPATPVNKQTISLSSSYKEIVIEDIPAGTKLMFEMKYVYLDEFFAESVELPNNNIQMLDITSPSSWGTLNEGTSPVTFTYKNAGISDMAANSYSFTVYDSEGNVLGTLTETPAIAVGETKTCTVNVNIALEVQDDGQRITFYVQVSDDDDNSDNKTASRTVSINPAIGKLGQIKDVYFGVNKGIKEMIFELSNTGISPLNISDISVAAPFTVDKKNMTLEPGKSESLTVKLAGNAGDYDELVTITHNGIGGTRTFRVLGTIVAEDALLESFESTVFPPAGWVMPEGANWRKNTTYSSYNHLTGILEGIYTSTTREDDKQSAENSMVNLSRLMTPRLKVAAGDSLVFYVAGRTFSSVLDVLYSQDRSQWTKAASYTADDFETTSYKFKRFVIKDIPAGDYYFAFDAGYVLLDMVHGYKLSPASHDLYINSFTGNAKATVNNATSFELSVSNIGVNNETAGSYTVTLKEDGDSVACAAVVDLAAGASQIYNIGYTPHSAGEHSYTAEIKAGEDYKIVSAPVVVNVAPESSEVKHTIGKVTTTSRSSSEAPIDLRSLFSQSESVYTKSMIGLSAGAKITKLSYPYYRYSGSNVDFKATIWMANVTDEMPGDAFTDVSAMTQVFSGTVNLKNTKEFADAEFVLPEGFVYSGENIRIVIKVESTEKQYSYSFAYEQKAEMDRRTATTIYAVADAKEQLEAKKPSYFEIYTAEDWTTGDSESFQTKMPVIRLSEERAVPVVSGVVKAGDVKLPGARVTLTAGDVVYAAVSDEEGAYSIPVYQTGKDYVLTAVLENYRDYTHETPVTVGEENIGNLDIEFSVPVVSGVVKVGDIELSGARVILTSGDISFIGVSDAEGVYSIPVYIPGKDYTLTATMENYRDYVAEGLVSVSKDDIGNLDIEFVAPVVSGIVKSGNTILAGAKIVLTSGDVAYDAVSGADGSYRMDVYLTGKDYAVTATLKGYKDYAAEQPVTVGADDITLNIEMAAVPSALPENQSSGIKVFIDDSGMCHISAGEIIQSVTINSANGTVVKYAEPGISDTELNVGDSVSGIYMVIVKTATAVEVVKVIKK; encoded by the coding sequence ATGAGAAAATCTACTTTAATTAGAATGTTGTTTATTGCTGTATTGCTGGCTATCGGGGCTATCCCTCCGGCAATGGCGGAAACAATTACTATCGGGGAAAAGAGTTCGTTCCAGATTACGAATTCGGCTCCGATAAGTTATGGGTATTATAACTCTCATAGTCAGATAATTATTCTGGCAAGTGAGCTGAATCTGCTGCCGGGTTCATCCATTAATTCCCTTACTTTCTATTATAAAACATCATCAACATCGAAAGATATGTCCCGTACATTGGCCTTTTCTTTGGGAGAAACGGCCCAGAGCAGTTATGCGACAACTGATTTTTTAACGGCTTTGAGTACTTGTCTTGAGACCAGTGATACAAAGATGGATTTCACTACGAATGATCAAGATGCGGAAGTTACTTATACATTCACTACTCCCTATATTTATAATGGGGGTAATCTGGTTATAGACTCAAAGACTATAGTAACGTCAAATCAGTGGACTACAGTATATTTTTATGCGGGACAAAATACTTCGGAATCTACCGTTTTGTATCATTCCTACGATAGTTCAGACCGTGCTGTTTCGAAAGATAATAAGCGTCCTGTTGTGACGATCGGCTATACAGCCGGAGAATTACCCGCCGAGGCAAAACTTTCGGCGTCTCCAGGTTCGCTCGATTTTGGTTATATCAAAGCTGGAACATCTGTTAGCAATAATGTTACCGTACAAAATATAGGTAAAGCGGATCTGACCGATTTTTCTGTAACCGGTATTTCGGCTCCTTTCTCTGTCGTTGTTCCGGATGGCGTTGTAACTTCTTTGGAAAAGAAGGAATTGATTTTTACTTACAATCCACAAGATGCAGGCGTACATACACAAACGGTTACCATTCACAGTAACGGAGGTTCCAAGAGCGTTGAACTGACAGGCAGTGCATATCCCAAAAATGCATATTTCGAACATTTTGAAGATATTACCTCTGCTCAGCCTGTGCCAACTTTTTGGTCTTATACCTCGGCTACGAACAGTGATCTTTCTGTAATTTCATCGGGAGGCCTGAACGGAACGAAATGTTTGGCAGTGGGAGAGAACTATTCGAATTATAAATTGTATTCTCCGAAAACCGGCGGACGCGTCTCGTTCTATGCGAAAGGCGGAGGCGGAGGTTATGGAGATACGCCTAAGCTAATCGTTTCCCAGCTGCTTGCATCCGATCCTGCGACTCCGGTAAATAAGCAGACCATAAGCTTATCTTCTTCTTATAAAGAAATAGTGATTGAAGATATTCCGGCCGGAACTAAGCTGATGTTCGAAATGAAGTATGTTTATCTGGATGAATTTTTTGCAGAGTCTGTCGAATTGCCTAATAACAATATACAGATGCTGGATATTACGTCCCCTTCGAGTTGGGGTACGCTCAATGAAGGAACTTCTCCAGTAACGTTTACTTATAAAAATGCAGGTATATCCGATATGGCTGCCAACTCTTATTCTTTTACGGTATATGATAGTGAAGGAAATGTACTCGGAACACTTACCGAGACTCCGGCTATAGCAGTGGGAGAAACAAAAACCTGTACGGTGAATGTGAATATTGCTTTGGAAGTTCAGGATGACGGACAGAGAATAACGTTCTATGTACAAGTTTCGGATGATGATGATAATTCTGATAACAAAACGGCGTCAAGGACGGTTTCCATTAATCCGGCTATTGGTAAACTCGGCCAGATAAAAGATGTTTATTTTGGTGTCAATAAAGGAATAAAAGAGATGATTTTCGAGTTGTCCAATACAGGAATTTCTCCTTTGAACATATCTGATATTTCTGTTGCGGCTCCGTTCACGGTCGATAAGAAAAATATGACTCTGGAGCCCGGAAAGTCCGAGAGTTTAACGGTTAAACTGGCCGGAAATGCCGGAGATTACGATGAACTCGTTACCATTACGCATAATGGTATTGGGGGAACTCGTACATTCAGGGTCTTGGGAACTATAGTGGCGGAAGATGCCTTACTGGAATCTTTCGAAAGTACGGTTTTCCCGCCCGCCGGCTGGGTTATGCCGGAAGGCGCTAATTGGAGGAAAAATACGACGTATAGTTCTTATAATCATTTGACCGGAATTCTGGAGGGAATATATACTTCCACTACCAGGGAAGACGATAAACAAAGTGCGGAAAACAGTATGGTGAATCTCTCTCGCCTTATGACTCCTCGCTTGAAAGTGGCAGCCGGCGACAGTCTTGTATTCTATGTGGCCGGACGTACTTTTTCAAGTGTATTGGATGTACTTTATTCACAGGACCGTTCACAGTGGACAAAAGCCGCGTCTTATACGGCCGATGACTTTGAAACTACTTCTTATAAATTCAAGAGATTTGTAATAAAGGATATCCCGGCCGGAGATTATTATTTCGCTTTCGATGCAGGTTACGTCCTGTTAGATATGGTTCATGGTTATAAACTTTCTCCTGCTTCGCACGATTTATATATCAACTCTTTTACGGGTAATGCTAAAGCTACGGTAAATAATGCGACTTCTTTTGAATTGTCCGTATCTAATATCGGTGTGAATAATGAAACGGCAGGCTCATATACTGTTACTTTGAAAGAAGACGGGGATTCTGTAGCTTGTGCAGCTGTCGTTGATTTGGCAGCAGGTGCTTCACAGATTTATAATATTGGCTATACACCTCATTCCGCAGGAGAGCATAGCTATACGGCGGAGATCAAAGCAGGTGAAGATTATAAAATCGTCTCTGCCCCGGTTGTCGTGAACGTAGCTCCCGAATCCTCGGAAGTTAAACATACTATCGGTAAGGTCACTACTACTTCACGTTCGTCGAGTGAAGCTCCTATAGATTTGCGATCATTGTTCAGCCAGAGTGAAAGTGTTTATACGAAGAGTATGATAGGACTGAGTGCCGGGGCCAAAATTACGAAATTATCTTACCCGTATTATAGATATTCCGGTAGTAATGTGGATTTTAAAGCTACGATTTGGATGGCTAATGTGACGGATGAAATGCCGGGTGACGCGTTTACCGATGTATCTGCTATGACACAGGTATTCTCCGGAACGGTGAATTTAAAAAACACGAAGGAGTTTGCAGACGCAGAATTCGTATTACCGGAAGGATTTGTTTATAGCGGTGAAAATATACGTATAGTTATCAAAGTAGAAAGTACCGAAAAACAGTATAGTTATTCGTTTGCTTATGAACAAAAAGCCGAAATGGATCGTCGTACTGCAACGACTATTTATGCTGTTGCCGATGCGAAAGAACAACTGGAAGCTAAAAAACCTTCTTATTTTGAAATCTATACGGCAGAAGACTGGACTACCGGCGATTCTGAATCATTCCAGACCAAAATGCCTGTGATCCGTTTATCCGAAGAACGTGCGGTTCCTGTTGTAAGTGGTGTTGTGAAGGCCGGAGATGTAAAATTACCGGGCGCTCGGGTTACACTGACTGCAGGAGATGTCGTGTATGCTGCTGTATCGGACGAAGAAGGAGCTTATAGTATTCCTGTATATCAGACGGGAAAAGACTATGTTTTGACGGCTGTTCTTGAAAACTACAGAGATTATACTCATGAAACTCCGGTTACGGTTGGTGAAGAAAATATTGGGAATCTGGATATAGAATTTTCTGTTCCGGTCGTTAGCGGTGTGGTTAAAGTTGGCGATATCGAATTATCTGGAGCTCGGGTTATATTGACTTCAGGAGATATTTCGTTCATAGGAGTTTCCGATGCCGAGGGAGTTTATAGCATACCTGTATATATACCCGGAAAGGATTATACACTTACCGCTACTATGGAAAATTACAGAGACTATGTTGCAGAAGGACTTGTTTCGGTTTCTAAAGACGATATCGGCAATCTCGATATAGAGTTTGTCGCTCCTGTTGTTAGCGGAATTGTAAAATCGGGTAATACCATACTGGCCGGTGCGAAGATCGTTCTTACTTCTGGTGACGTAGCGTATGATGCGGTTTCCGGTGCAGACGGAAGCTATCGTATGGATGTTTATTTAACAGGTAAGGATTATGCCGTAACTGCTACATTGAAAGGTTATAAAGACTATGCGGCAGAGCAACCCGTTACTGTCGGTGCAGACGATATAACTCTAAACATAGAGATGGCAGCTGTACCTTCAGCTTTGCCTGAAAATCAGTCTTCAGGAATAAAAGTCTTTATTGATGACTCGGGTATGTGCCATATTTCCGCCGGAGAAATTATACAATCGGTCACCATAAATAGTGCGAACGGAACGGTTGTAAAATATGCCGAGCCCGGAATATCTGACACTGAATTAAATGTCGGAGATTCTGTCTCGGGAATTTATATGGTCATTGTTAAAACCGCAACTGCCGTGGAGGTTGTGAAGGTGATTAAAAAGTAA